One Oncorhynchus clarkii lewisi isolate Uvic-CL-2024 chromosome 28, UVic_Ocla_1.0, whole genome shotgun sequence genomic region harbors:
- the LOC139386718 gene encoding zona pellucida sperm-binding protein 3-like, producing the protein MGLMMANTLRLLFKQLVWFLLVENFLISPALSYTYSTETWQQLLRRTPQFDNHPGFKQPPLQQTVSRPVRVETVAVTCHSDYMEIVVKADLFQLGNLIDVEDLRLGVEQYQDQEPCRATASAAGDEYRIFAALSDCGTKYMLNEDSLIYTNLLSYTPRTTPDGVIRMAGAVIPIECHYERKYSLDSSSLQPTWIPFTATVSAEDTLQFSLKLMTSDWLYERGSGVYFLGDLINIEASVRVAHHTRLRVFVSSCVATLDPDSNSVPRYVFIESDGCLSDSQLPGSRSGFMRRTQDNKLGFHIDAFRFHQGDRAELYITCHLVAVPVMDHAEPSNKACSFIDGRWRSADENDLLCGHCPSLSRQKGVDQAPAQRPLSPRLGGSQLEPRVYRNKPPASGDNWSIGMKAKKVWDQDTTLGPMMVLPSKQKSTPLSLWTSGGIDIPGFPASTGDRKPVSPGSRWRGMDFKREMEATPDPELIPTPEPIGDLEVTTEKEGLGEEEDQYEIGTY; encoded by the exons ATGGGACTCATGATGGCAAACACGCTCAGGTTATTGTTCAAGCAACTGGTTTGGTTTTTACTTGTGGAAAACTTCTTAATCTCTCCTGCTTTGTCATATACTTATAGCACTGAGACATGGCAACAACTTCTAAGGCGAACACCGCAATTTGACAATCATCCAGGCtttaaacagcctccactccaaCAAACAGTTTCAAGGCCAGTTCGAGTAGAAACTGTTGCTGTGACGTGCCATTCAGACTACATGGAGATAGTTGTGAAGGCTGATCTGTTTCAACTCGGTAATCTAATCGATGTGGAGGACCTGCGACTTGGAGTTGAACAGTACCAAGACCAAGAGCCGTGTAGGGCTACAGCTTCAGCAGCCGGAGATGAGTACAGAATATTTGCAGCACTTTCGGACTGTGGAACCAAGTACAtg CTGAACGAAGACTCATTGATCTACACAAACCTTCTCAGCTATACACCCAGAACCACACCAGATGGTGTTATTCGAATGGCTGGTGCTGTAATCCCAATTGAGTGTCATTATGAAAG GAAGTACAGTTTGGACAGCTCTTCTCTCCAGCCGACCTGGATCCCTTTCACCGCCACAGTGTCTGCTGAAGACACCCTGCAGTTCTCATTGAAGCTTATGACAA GTGACTGGCTCTATGAGCGGGGTTCTGGAGTCTACTTCCTGGGTGATCTCATCAACATTGAGGCATCGGTCAGGGTTGCTCACCACACCAGGCTCAGGGTCTTTGTTAGCAGCTGCGTGGCCACACTGGACCCTGATAGCAACTCTGTCCCCAGATATGTCTTCATTGAGAGTGATGG GTGCTTGTCGGATTCCCAGCTGCCTGGTTCCCGCTCTGGTTTCATGCGTAGAACCCAGGACAACAAGCTCGGGTTCCACATTGATGCCTTTAGGTTCCACCAGGGGGACAGGGCAGAG CTATACATCACCTGCCACCTTGTGGCAGTCCCTGTCATGGACCATGCAGAGCCTAGCAACAAGGCATGCTCCTTCATTGATGGCAG ATGGAGGTCTGCTGATGAGAATGATTTGCTATGTGGGCATTGTCCAAGCCTGAGTAGACAGAAGGGGGTTGATCAAGCTCCAGCACAACGTCCCCTCAGTCCAAGACTAGGTGGTAGCCAACTTGAACCTCGTGTCTACCGCAACAAACCCCCAGCCTCTGGTGACAATTGGAGTATTGGGATGAAGGCCAAGAAAG TATGGGACCAGGATACTACTTTGGGCCCCATGATGGTCCTCCCAAGTAAACAGAAGAGTACACCTCTATCTCTATGGACGAGTGGAGGTATCGATATACCTGGCTTCCCTGCCTCAACAGGGGACAGGAAGCCCGTATCACCTGGCAGTCGTTGGCGTGGCATGGACTTCAAGAGAG AGATGGAGGCCACTCCAGACCCTGAGTTGATTCCTACACCTGAGCCCATTGGAGACCTTGAGGttaccacagagaaagagggtctGGGTGAAGAGGAGGATCAGTATGAGATTGGAACCTATTGA